From the Cryptomeria japonica chromosome 2, Sugi_1.0, whole genome shotgun sequence genome, one window contains:
- the LOC131036876 gene encoding potassium transporter 26, with protein MDGPEYDDVDNGHSHRVEMSGAVRDIGEEDDIGERPKKSLFAERSISQSYSIRHPKKKVVGKLGTLWMAYETLGVIYGDVGTSPLYTFAAIDIENPGEVDFLGYLSIIFWSLTLVSLIKYVLIVIRADDHGEGGTFALYSLLCQHVNMGQKTGNQFRRFSSDSSLTHFGRRNKLGNYINYKTKEMLEKSAVAQRILLTFVMIGTCMVIGDGALTPAISVLSAVQGIQQQNSKLTKGAVVGVSAAILLLLFLLQRYGTGKVSFLFSPVAIVWFVTNAIVGVFNIIKYYPGVFKALSPHYIVRFFQKNGKHGWVLLGGTVLAITGSEAMFADLGHFNKSSIQIAFSCLVYPALILTYSGQAAYLIKNPQDISKTYYKSIPHGVYWPMFVIATLAAIVASQALISATFSIVKQSMALGCFPRVNLVHTSKSNEGRIYSPEINYTLMILCLAVLLGFRDGTAIGNAYGVAVITVMLITTGLVTVVMLVVWNLHISLIIPFFIVYFVIEGIYLSSVLNKVPQGGWAPFVISAFFLIIMFSWNYGRNKKYAYSMEKKLSPEEMNELVANVGCRVPGVSFLCSDLLYGMPPILRHYVNTVGSLHDILIVLTIRMVPVKSVLLEERFLVGRLGPKGVYRCLAQYGYLDVPSLEGDEFVNQVIENIKDYIKTSTREGQNYSGVIQNNGRTLVAENNLSSVEEVQQLESAKNVGAVFVLGKTTMKTSENTGKFERFMIDNLYGLLQRNCRSSMSTLHVPPARLLQVGMVYEI; from the exons ATGGATGGTCCAGagtatgatgatgttgataatggtCACAGTCATAGAGTAGAGATGTCAGGAGCTGTAAGAGATATTGGTGAAGAAGATGACATTGGTGAACGCCCAAAGAAATCACTTTTTGCGGAGAGATCAATTTCACAGTCCTATTCAATTCGCCATCCCAAGAAAAAG GTTGTTGGGAAGTTGGGAACTTTGTGGATGGCTTATGAAACGCTTGGAGTTATTTATGGAGATGTTGGAACTTCGCCCCTTTATACCTTCGCTGCTATTGATATTGAAAATCCAGGGGAAGTTGACTTTTTAGGATATCTTAGCATTATCTTCTGGTCACTAACACTTGTCAGCCTCATCAAGTATGTTCTGATTGTTATCAGAGCGGATGATCACGGAGAAG GAGGAACATTTGCTCTATATTCACTGTTATGTCAGCATGTCAATATGGGACAAAAAACTGGCAACCAATTCCGACGGTTTTCTTCAGATTCTAGTTTGACCCATTTTGGAAGACGAAATAAACTGGGCAATTATATCAACTACAAGACAAAGGAAATGCTTGAGAAGAGTGCAGTGGCACAGAGAATTCTGCTTACTTTTGTGATGATCGGCACCTGCATGGTGATTGGCGATGGAGCACTCACTCCAGCAATTTCAG TGCTATCCGCCGTCCAAGGGATTCAGCAACAGAACTCTAAACTAACCAAAG GTGCTGTTGTGGGTGTGTCAGCTGCAATTCTTCtacttctctttcttcttcaaagaTATGGAACTGGCAAAGTTAGTTTTCTTTTCTCCCCTGTTGCAATTGTCTGGTTCGTTACCAATGCCATTGTTGGAGTATTCAACATTATTAAATATTACCCGGGAGTATTCAAGGCACTCAGCCCTCATTACATAGTCCGTTTCTTTCAAAAAAACGGTAAACATGGATGGGTGTTGCTTGGAGGCACTGTCCTGGCTATAACAG GATCTGAGGCTATGTTTGCTGACTTGGGCCACTTCAATAAGTCTTCCATCCAG ATTGCTTTCTCTTGTCTGGTCTATCCTGCTCTGATCCTGACATATTCGGGGCAAGCAGCTTATTTGATCAAGAAtccacaagacataagtaaaacatACTACAAATCAATCCCACACGGTGTGTATTGGCCAATGTTTGTTATTGCCACACTAGCGGCCATAGTTGCCAGTCAGGCCTTGATTTCGGCAACCTTTTCAATTGTAAAACAATCTATGGCTCTTGGTTGCTTCCCTCGGGTGAACCTTGTTCATACATCAAAAAGCAATGAGGGTCGGATCTACTCTCCAGAGATCAACTACACACTAATGATTCTCTGCCTTGCAGTACTCTTAGGTTTCAGAGATGGTACTGCGATTGGAAATGCCTATG GTGTCGCTGTGATCACTGTGATGCTTATTACGACAGGCTTGGTCACCGTGGTCATGCTAGTAGTTTGGAACTTACATATATCACTAATAATACCCTTCTTTATAGTCTATTTTGTGATAGAAGGTATTTATCTGTCATCTGTGTTGAATAAGGTCCCCCAGGGTGGTTGGGCTCCCTTTGTAATTTCGGCATTCTTTCTGATCATAATGTTCTCATGGAACTATGGACGGAATAAGAAGTATGCATATTCAATGGAGAAAAAACTAAGTCCAGAGGAGATGAATGAATTGGTTGCCAATGTGGGGTGCAGAGTTCCAGGAGTGTCTTTCTTGTGCAGTGACCTCCTCTATGGTATGCCACCAATTTTGAGGCATTATGTGAATACTGTGGGTTCTCTTCATGACATTCTCATTGTTCTCACCATAAGAATGGTTCCTGTCAAGAGTGTTCTGTTAGAAGAGAGATTTCTGGTTGGGCGACTTGGACCCAAGGGTGTGTACAGATGCCTGGCTCAATATGGGTACTTGGATGTCCCAAGTTTGGAAGGAGATGAATTTGTCAACCAGGTTATTGAAAACATAAAAGACTATATCAAGACCTCTACCAGAGAAGGCCAGAATTATTCAGGTGTTATTCAAAACAATGGAAGAACTCTAGTGGCAGAAAACAACTTGTCTTCAGTTGAGGAAGTGCAGCAGCTTGAATCGGCAAAGAATGTGGGGGCAGTGTTTGTTTTAGGGAAAACTACAATGAAAACCAGTGAGAATACTGGAAAATTTGAGAGATTCATGATTGATAACTTATATGGACTTCTTCAAAGGAATTGCAGGTCATCTATGTCCACCTTGCACGTACCACCTGCACGGCTGCTTCAAGTTGGGATGGTCTATGAAATCTAA